The following are encoded in a window of Arctopsyche grandis isolate Sample6627 chromosome 4, ASM5162203v2, whole genome shotgun sequence genomic DNA:
- the LOC143911086 gene encoding 5'-nucleotidase domain-containing protein 1-like — MLRNFRLITRTLYKYPVRPNSSPHSFTQPRRYSRFSASTIMSGHNFFSFDNYDCIGFDLDNTICRFNIEHLMNLEYDILSNYLVENKGYDPVYLLEPMSQNADFLQRGLIMDLERGNILRTGADGTILKASHGNNLLTEEDIIKYYGPNKQWEIANKYAQNPLVAWNSDLETKIRSCLDFFDIPATLCFANCVDSIDAKKGLQTSYNIWPDIFQGLQNMFLRDNFIKNVGGFYPKLKANPDKYYNKCDESVLSWLKNIKKHKTTFLITGSNVDFASYSARNCLGNDWMDYFDVIIFYARKPGFFTGSREFVGIDGLVETDPIVIDYSNKKHIYSRGNWEELIDLLSHISGKEPPKTLYIGDNLVQDIYTPSKFVNCDTVALLEEVSAEGMIGNFTKDPNSPILTSRMWGSLFSITDRNGQDIPTLWSDIIKRHSKLCIPSLKVIASQPLDHKYKTFSEDGTSSGFYPSDPINFVY, encoded by the coding sequence ATGTTGCGAAATTTTCGTCTGATCACCAGAACCCTTTACAAGTACCCAGTGCGTCCAAATTCTTCGCCTCATTCATTTACTCAACCTAGAAGATACTCCAGGTTTTCAGCCAGCACCATCATGTCCGGCCACAACTTTTTCAGTTTCGACAACTACGATTGTATTGGCTTCGACCTGGACAACACCATATGTCGGTTCAACATCGAACACCTCATGAATTTAGAGTATGACATCCTCAGTAATTATCTTGTAGAAAACAAGGGCTACGATCCTGTTTACCTTCTAGAACCAATGTCGCAAAATGCTGATTTTCTTCAGAGAGGTTTGATAATGGATTTAGAACGCGGAAACATTCTGAGAACGGGCGCAGACGGCACTATTCTCAAAGCAAGTCACGGCAACAACCTTCTAACGGAGGAGGATATCATCAAATACTATGGTCCAAATAAGCAATGGGAGATCGCAAACAAGTATGCCCAAAACCCTTTGGTAGCCTGGAATAGTGATTTAGAAACTAAAATACGATCATGCTTAGACTTCTTCGATATTCCAGCCACACTATGTTTTGCCAATTGCGTCGACTCAATAGATGCTAAAAAGGGTCTCCAAACTTCCTACAATATATGGCCTGACATTTTTCAAGGCTTACAAAATATGTTTCTACGAGATAACTTCATCAAAAATGTTGGCGGCTTCTATCCTAAACTGAAAGCTAATCCGGATAAATACTACAATAAATGCGACGAATCTGTGCTATCGtggttaaaaaatattaaaaaacacaaaactacatttttaatcacCGGCTCCAATGTAGATTTTGCCTCATATTCTGCTAGAAATTGTTTGGGTAATGATTGGATGGATTATTTCGacgtaattatattttatgccAGAAAACCTGGATTTTTTACAGGTAGTCGTGAATTTGTAGGCATAGATGGACTTGTAGAAACTGATCCGATAGTAATCGATTACtcgaataaaaaacatatatacagtcGAGGTAATTGGGAAGAGTTGATTGATTTACTTTCACACATCAGCGGCAAAGAGCCACCTAAGACTTTATACATCGGAGACAACTTAGTTCAAGACATTTATACGCCTTCCAAATTTGTCAATTGCGATACTGTGGCATTATTGGAAGAAGTTTCTGCTGAAGGCATGATCGGTAACTTCACGAAGGATCCCAACAGTCCAATTCTCACTTCTCGCATGTGGGGCTCGCTCTTCAGCATCACCGATCGCAATGGACAGGACATACCCACTCTTTGGTCAGATATCATTAAGCGTCACAGTAAGCTTTGTATTCCATCACTTAAAGTAATCGCTTCTCAACCGTTAGACCATAAATATAAGACATTTTCGGAAGATGGAACCTCGTCCGGATTCTATCCCAGTGATcctataaattttgtatattaa